GGACGCCGGCGCCCACCTCGACCGGATGCTGGGCTCCCCCTACCCGACCCGGTTCCTGGCCGACACGCTGCGGGGCCGCCGGCTCGTCCCGCTCGAGCGGGCGGTGGAGCTGATCACCGACGTGCCGGCCCGGGTGTTCGGGCTGCGCGGGCGCGGGCGGGTGGCCGAGGGGTTCCGGGCCGACGTCGTCGTCCTGGACCCCGACACCGTCGACAGCGGTCCCGCCCGGCGGGTGCACGACCTCCCGGGGGGGAGCATGCGCCTGACGTCGGGGTCGGCCGGCGTCGTGCGGGTGCTCGTGAACGGGGTGGAGGCCGCCGTCGACGGAGCACCGACCGGTGCGCTGGCCGGGACGGTGCTGAGATCGGGCCGGGACACCGAGACGGTGGCCACCCGGTAGTTCGACGGAGCGGGCCCCCGGGCCCGGGAGGGAGGCCGTAATGCAGGACATCCCCCGGATCATCTCGGTGGACGACCACGTCGTCGAGCCCCCCGACCTGTGGACCTCCCGGGTCCCGGCCCGGTTCTCCGACCGGGCCCCCCGCATAGTGCGCCAGAAGATCCGCTTCGTGGGCGACGGGGCCGGGGGCTCCGGGGCGGTGGGCTGGGTGGAGGACGACGCCGGGGACTGGTGCGACGTGTGGCACTACGACGACC
This is a stretch of genomic DNA from Acidimicrobiales bacterium. It encodes these proteins:
- a CDS encoding amidohydrolase: MQDIPRIISVDDHVVEPPDLWTSRVPARFSDRAPRIVRQKIRFVGDGAGGSGAVGWVEDDAGDWCDVWHYDD